The DNA segment AGGGCGCGGAACTTGGGCCTTGAGCGCGCCGCCGGCTCGATCATCGCGTACACCGACGACGATTGCCTTGTCTCGCGGACCTGGATGACCTCGCTCGTTCGCGAATTTGAAAACGACGCGACCCTTGAAGTGTTGGGCGGACGAGTCGATCAGGCGAACGAGCGGGACTTGCCGATGGCCATAAGGTCTTTTTCGGATCGCCTGCAAATTTCATCGTTCGGGCAGATCATCGAACGGCTGATCGGGTGTAACATGGCCTTCCGGCGCAGAGTCTTTGCGACCGTGGGGACCTTCGACACGAAGCTCGGAAGCGGAACCCGTTCCGCATCGTCGGAGGATACGGATATCTTCTATCGCGTGCTGAAGGCCGGCTTCAAGACATGCTTTTCTCCCGACGTCCTGATTCATCACGCCCACAACCGGGACACGCTGGAGGCCGCGCGCAGCGTGAAAGACAACTACCTAAAGGGCCGGGGAGCGGTTTACTGTAAATATATCCTCCGCTGCGACGGCGTCATTCTGAGACACGCGCTCGATGAGATCGAGTGGCTGGTCAAGGCCGCATTTGCCCACAGGCCGGCGGACGGTGTACTATATGACCCGAGTCGGGCGCTTTTTTACCTGGCGATCGGCGCGCTCTACAGATTGAGCGGGAGAGGGTGACGACGGCCGACGCGATCGGCGCCGCCGCACATAGGTCAATGGCCGCACGCACGAAAATTTTGTTCCTTGGATTCTGCGCCGGCGAGCGCGACTTGATCCTGCAATGGGCCGGGGATGGATCGATGCCGACGGTCCGCCGTCTCCTGGAGCGCGGTCTCAGCGGACCTTCCATGAGTCTGCCCGGATTCTTTGTCGGCTCGACCTGGGAATCGTTCGCCACCGGCGTCACGCCCGCGAAGCACGGCGCGTACTGCTGGGAGCAGCTCACGCCCGGGACCTATGACGTCGTTCGCACCTTGACCGGCGACACTTTCAAGCGCGACTCGTTTTGGGCGTTGTTGAGCCGCGCCGGCCGGCGCGTCGCCGTGCTCGACGTGCCGCTCAGCGTGCCGACTCCGGATTTGAACGGGATCCAAATCGTGGAGTGGGGGGCGCACGACGCTCAATATGGATTTGTCACCTCCCCGCCTTCTTTGGCCAAGGAGGTGGTCGCCCGCTTCGCCCGACATCCGTGGTGCGGCAATTGCGACGCCGAGCGCGACCTCGACGACTATATGTCCTTTCGCGACGGGCTCGTGCGCGGCATCCAGACTAAGGCGGAGCTGACGAGATATTTTCTCGATCGGGGCGGTTGGGATTTTTTCGCTCAGGTCTTCACCGAAAGCCATTGCATCGGCCATCAATGCTGGCATTTCCACGATCCCACGCATCCGCGGCACGATCCGGAGAGCTCGCGAAAAATCGGCGATCCGGTGAAAGACGTCTACGTCGCGATCGATACTGCCATGGGGCGCGTGCTCGAGAACATCGAGGAAGATACCACAGTGGTTTTCCTCGCAGGCCACGGCATGGGCCCGAAGTATCACGCGCAGTTTCTCCTGGACGATATCTTGTTGCGGCTCGGAGTCGCAGCGCCGGCGGCGGCTGCGCCCGATCCTCCGTCCGAGCCCGGTGGTGCCTGGGGCGCGCGCATGGACGCCGCGGCGGCGTGGGCGTGGCACCGATTGCCCGCGGGGATTCAGCGCGAATTAAAACCGTGGCGCCGGCGCGTGCGCGCCTGGATCGACGGACCGCCGGCCAAGCCCAGACCGACCGTCGATCCGGCGGGGAGCCAATGCTTCCGCGTAAGCAACAACTTCGCCCACGGCGGCATCCGGATCAACATGGCGGGGCGCGAGCCCAACGGCAAAGTGCGCCGCGGCGCCGAGTGCGACGCGTTGTGCGAGCAACTCGCGAAGGATTTCATGGATCTGGTCAACCTCGACACGGGAAAGCCGATCGTTAATCGCGTCCTGCGGACCGCAGAGGTCTACAAGGGACCGTACGTGGACGACCTGCCGGACTTATTGGTGGAGTGGACCGCCTACTCGCCGACTTACCGGATCGGCTCGAAGAAAACCGGTGAGATACGCGGCGAATATCTTTACTGCCGAACCGGCGAGCACAAGCCGGGTGGGCTTTTCATCGCATCCGGCCCGTTGATTCCCCGCGGGCGGCTCGAGCGCGCGGTCTCGATTTTGGATTTTGCGCCGACGCTCTGCAGCATGCTCGGCGTGACGCTTGCCGACGTGGACGGACAGCCGATCGCCGAAATCGTCTCCCCGGATCGCCGCGTGGCGGACTTCTCAGCCGCGCAGGTGTGACCGTCATCTTGGTCTCTCTGCTGGAATCCGAGCCGCGCTCACGCCGGCGCTTTGAAGCGGGTAAAGACCTCCTCGGCGTTTTTTGAAAAACCTTCTGCTTGTCTTCCGTCGTCGGATTAGAAAAGGGATCCGGAGTCTTTTCTAAAGCTGCCCATCCCGGCAACACGGGTTCGAATCCCGTCGGGGACGTCAGACCACGCGGATATGAGTCATGCGCTTCCCGAGACACCGGCTTCTCACGTCGATAAACGAAAGCGTGACACCTGCCTTACGGAACATTTCTGATTGTCACAATTCTGGCAGATTTCCTCACGGAGAAAATATTAGTCTCGCGCAGTATGGTGATCTTGTTACCTGCGCAATGCCACGCCGTTTTGCTGCGAAAATCGGTTCGCGGCACCACTGCCTACGCCG comes from the Candidatus Binatia bacterium genome and includes:
- a CDS encoding glycosyltransferase family A protein yields the protein MNNKLSVIICTRNRADQLDRCLRRLEEADAPPGGWELIVVDNNSSEHTKQVVQRASKALPLQYYFEGKEGHSRARNLGLERAAGSIIAYTDDDCLVSRTWMTSLVREFENDATLEVLGGRVDQANERDLPMAIRSFSDRLQISSFGQIIERLIGCNMAFRRRVFATVGTFDTKLGSGTRSASSEDTDIFYRVLKAGFKTCFSPDVLIHHAHNRDTLEAARSVKDNYLKGRGAVYCKYILRCDGVILRHALDEIEWLVKAAFAHRPADGVLYDPSRALFYLAIGALYRLSGRG
- a CDS encoding alkaline phosphatase family protein — its product is MTTADAIGAAAHRSMAARTKILFLGFCAGERDLILQWAGDGSMPTVRRLLERGLSGPSMSLPGFFVGSTWESFATGVTPAKHGAYCWEQLTPGTYDVVRTLTGDTFKRDSFWALLSRAGRRVAVLDVPLSVPTPDLNGIQIVEWGAHDAQYGFVTSPPSLAKEVVARFARHPWCGNCDAERDLDDYMSFRDGLVRGIQTKAELTRYFLDRGGWDFFAQVFTESHCIGHQCWHFHDPTHPRHDPESSRKIGDPVKDVYVAIDTAMGRVLENIEEDTTVVFLAGHGMGPKYHAQFLLDDILLRLGVAAPAAAAPDPPSEPGGAWGARMDAAAAWAWHRLPAGIQRELKPWRRRVRAWIDGPPAKPRPTVDPAGSQCFRVSNNFAHGGIRINMAGREPNGKVRRGAECDALCEQLAKDFMDLVNLDTGKPIVNRVLRTAEVYKGPYVDDLPDLLVEWTAYSPTYRIGSKKTGEIRGEYLYCRTGEHKPGGLFIASGPLIPRGRLERAVSILDFAPTLCSMLGVTLADVDGQPIAEIVSPDRRVADFSAAQV